Proteins encoded together in one Oreochromis aureus strain Israel breed Guangdong linkage group 23, ZZ_aureus, whole genome shotgun sequence window:
- the LOC116321000 gene encoding fidgetin-like isoform X1 yields the protein MISSSSVYGVKMQWTPEHSQWAEQHFDISSTTRSPAHKAEAYRAVPGHLQRSATYQYAWANDDISALTASNLLKKYAEKYSGILDMPGSYSETPGVPGVMNGRKGESEPWQDGVYPMSCIPEGISVRKGGVAAASEVVSGMCSSPGLASSTLSEPSYSSSSCGSHTATALHSSSMPSQEYGPAYSSSYLHSSYSSQSTPAPALPSPLHSSGLLQPPPPPPPSHPTIVPAYNGGSPNLSSYNYPPAGYPAQNSVGPGYSPGGAPPPSSYLPSGIAAPTPLAPSSALPGYPYQSHNLTPIAPTPLNNSSSNSLKRKAFYMTGQGEIDSSYGNFGYSQARSSAESPMYRVADSSSTNGGSNSASGGGFDRSAEKSSLTFNPQKQSTIASEQQRKYSSQATGGPLTPPAYVSSTLGGSRSADSIPSFTSPSLSEQGPEDHRLHLSHSAPGPTSSSSTSNSRPAEEQLKTSDPHLLDMVTSEIVQQGPPVDWSDIAGLELAKATLKEEVLWPILRPDMFSSLGPAPRCVLLFGPRGSGRTLLGRCLASQLGAPFLQLSGSTLATKWLADGEKIIRASFLVARCRQPSVLFISEVDMLLSAHLSEESPINRLKGELLAQLDSLLMGSGEDGGNQVLVVCSTSRPQDMDEGLRRYFSRRVLVPLPDSAARHQIMNQLLAQSQHKYCLSEEELALLVQRTEGFSGLDLARLCQEALVGLLHVSAQGVDMTGMMPRGQIRPLTYQDIESVFCKFQASVSQKEIDTYTEWNKMFGCSQ from the coding sequence GCGTAAAGATGCAGTGGACCCCCGAGCACAGCCAGTGGGCCGAACAGCATTTTGACATTTCGTCCACCACGCGCTCGCCAGCCCACAAGGCTGAGGCATACAGGGCAGTACCTGGCCACCTGCAGCGCTCGGCCACCTACCAATATGCCTGGGCCAATGACGACATCTCGGCCCTCACTGCCTCCAACCTGCTCAAGAAGTACGCTGAGAAGTACTCTGGTATTCTGGATATGCCGGGCTCATATTCCGAGACGCCTGGTGTCCCAGGAGTGATGAATGGACGGAAAGGTGAATCTGAGCCCTGGCAGGATGGTGTCTACCCCATGAGCTGTATCCCAGAGGGCATTTCCGTCAGGAAAGGGGGGGTGGCGGCAGCTTCAGAGGTGGTGTCTGGCATGTGCAGCTCTCCGGGCCTGGCTTCCAGCACCCTGAGTGAGCCCAGCTACTCCAGCAGTAGCTGTGGGAGCCACACGGCAACTGCCCTGCACTCTTCCTCCATGCCCTCTCAGGAATATGGCCCCGCGTACAGCAGCTCGTACCTGCACAGCAGTTACAGCTCCCAGTCTACCCCCGCCCCGGCACTTCCATCCCCACTGCACAGCTCTGGGCTACTgcaaccacctcctcctcctccaccctcccACCCCACTATAGTCCCAGCTTACAATGGAGGCTCCCCCAACTTGTCTAGTTATAATTACCCCCCAGCAGGCTACCCAGCTCAAAACTCAGTTGGGCCAGGATATAGCCCTGGAGGagccccccctccctcctcgTACCTTCCCTCAGGCATTGCTGCACCTACACCCCTTGCTCCCTCTTCTGCTTTACCTGGATACCCATACCAGAGCCACAACCTGACCCCAATTGCCCCAACCCCTCTCAACAATAGCTCCTCCAACTCCCTAAAGAGGAAAGCCTTCTACATGACAGGTCAAGGAGAGATAGACTCCTCTTATGGTAACTTTGGCTACAGCCAGGCAAGGAGCTCAGCTGAGAGTCCCATGTACAGGGTAGCAGATAGCAGCAGTACAAATGGAGGCTCCAACAGTGCCAGTGGTGGTGGGTTTGACAGGAGTGCTGAGAAGTCATCTTTAACTTTTAATCCTCAGAAACAATCCACCATTGCAtcagagcagcagaggaagtACAGCAGCCAGGCAACTGGTGGGCCACTGACTCCACCAGCCTACGTCTCCTCCACCCTGGGGGGTTCCCGCTCAGCAGACTCTATTCCCAGCTTTACCTCCCCCTCCCTCAGTGAGCAAGGTCCTGAAGACCACCGTCtccacctttctcactcagcaCCTGGACCTACCTCCTCATCATCCACTTCCAACTCCCGGCCTGCTGAAGAACAACTAAAAACCAGTGATCCTCACCTCCTGGACATGGTTACCTCTGAAATTGTACAGCAGGGTCCCCCGGTGGATTGGAGTGACATTGCAGGTCTAGAACTCGCCAAGGCTACCCTGAAGGAAGAGGTCCTGTGGCCCATTCTGCGTCCAGACATGTTCAGCAGTTTAGGACCAGCCCCGCGTTGTGTGTTGCTGTTTGGCCCCAGGGGCAGTGGCAGGACGTTGCTGGGACGTTGCCTGGCAAGTCAGCTGGGGGCACCATTCCTACAGCTCAGCGGCTCAACACTGGCCACAAAGTGGCTGGCGGATGGAGAAAAAATCATCCGAGCATCATTCCTAGTGGCACGGTGCCGGCAGCCCTCAGTACTGTTCATTAGTGAAGTGGACATGCTCTTGTCTGCCCACCTCAGTGAAGAGAGCCCTATCAATCGACTTAAAGGTGAACTTCTTGCCCAGTTAGACTCACTTCTTATGGGCTCGGGCGAAGATGGAGGCAACCAAGTATTGGTGGTTTGCTCCACAAGCAGACCACAGGATATGGATGAAGGACTGCGCAGGTACTTTTCCCGGAGGGTCCTGGTGCCTCTGCCGGATAGCGCAGCTCGACACCAGATCATGAACCAGCTCTTGGCCCAATctcagcacaaatactgtttgaGCGAGGAGGAGCTGGCGCTGCTGGTCCAGCGTACAGAGGGTTTCTCAGGACTGGATCTGGCCAGACTCTGCCAGGAGGCTCTTGTAGGTCTGTTACATGTCTCTGCACAGGGCGTGGACATGACTGGTATGATGCCCAGGGGACAAATCAGGCCCCTCACCTACCAGGACATTGAGAGTGTCTTCTGTAAATTCCAAGCAAGTGTATCACAGAAAGAGATTGACACTTACACTGAGTGGAACAAAATGTTTGGTTGCAGTCAGTGA
- the LOC116321000 gene encoding fidgetin-like isoform X2, producing MQWTPEHSQWAEQHFDISSTTRSPAHKAEAYRAVPGHLQRSATYQYAWANDDISALTASNLLKKYAEKYSGILDMPGSYSETPGVPGVMNGRKGESEPWQDGVYPMSCIPEGISVRKGGVAAASEVVSGMCSSPGLASSTLSEPSYSSSSCGSHTATALHSSSMPSQEYGPAYSSSYLHSSYSSQSTPAPALPSPLHSSGLLQPPPPPPPSHPTIVPAYNGGSPNLSSYNYPPAGYPAQNSVGPGYSPGGAPPPSSYLPSGIAAPTPLAPSSALPGYPYQSHNLTPIAPTPLNNSSSNSLKRKAFYMTGQGEIDSSYGNFGYSQARSSAESPMYRVADSSSTNGGSNSASGGGFDRSAEKSSLTFNPQKQSTIASEQQRKYSSQATGGPLTPPAYVSSTLGGSRSADSIPSFTSPSLSEQGPEDHRLHLSHSAPGPTSSSSTSNSRPAEEQLKTSDPHLLDMVTSEIVQQGPPVDWSDIAGLELAKATLKEEVLWPILRPDMFSSLGPAPRCVLLFGPRGSGRTLLGRCLASQLGAPFLQLSGSTLATKWLADGEKIIRASFLVARCRQPSVLFISEVDMLLSAHLSEESPINRLKGELLAQLDSLLMGSGEDGGNQVLVVCSTSRPQDMDEGLRRYFSRRVLVPLPDSAARHQIMNQLLAQSQHKYCLSEEELALLVQRTEGFSGLDLARLCQEALVGLLHVSAQGVDMTGMMPRGQIRPLTYQDIESVFCKFQASVSQKEIDTYTEWNKMFGCSQ from the coding sequence ATGCAGTGGACCCCCGAGCACAGCCAGTGGGCCGAACAGCATTTTGACATTTCGTCCACCACGCGCTCGCCAGCCCACAAGGCTGAGGCATACAGGGCAGTACCTGGCCACCTGCAGCGCTCGGCCACCTACCAATATGCCTGGGCCAATGACGACATCTCGGCCCTCACTGCCTCCAACCTGCTCAAGAAGTACGCTGAGAAGTACTCTGGTATTCTGGATATGCCGGGCTCATATTCCGAGACGCCTGGTGTCCCAGGAGTGATGAATGGACGGAAAGGTGAATCTGAGCCCTGGCAGGATGGTGTCTACCCCATGAGCTGTATCCCAGAGGGCATTTCCGTCAGGAAAGGGGGGGTGGCGGCAGCTTCAGAGGTGGTGTCTGGCATGTGCAGCTCTCCGGGCCTGGCTTCCAGCACCCTGAGTGAGCCCAGCTACTCCAGCAGTAGCTGTGGGAGCCACACGGCAACTGCCCTGCACTCTTCCTCCATGCCCTCTCAGGAATATGGCCCCGCGTACAGCAGCTCGTACCTGCACAGCAGTTACAGCTCCCAGTCTACCCCCGCCCCGGCACTTCCATCCCCACTGCACAGCTCTGGGCTACTgcaaccacctcctcctcctccaccctcccACCCCACTATAGTCCCAGCTTACAATGGAGGCTCCCCCAACTTGTCTAGTTATAATTACCCCCCAGCAGGCTACCCAGCTCAAAACTCAGTTGGGCCAGGATATAGCCCTGGAGGagccccccctccctcctcgTACCTTCCCTCAGGCATTGCTGCACCTACACCCCTTGCTCCCTCTTCTGCTTTACCTGGATACCCATACCAGAGCCACAACCTGACCCCAATTGCCCCAACCCCTCTCAACAATAGCTCCTCCAACTCCCTAAAGAGGAAAGCCTTCTACATGACAGGTCAAGGAGAGATAGACTCCTCTTATGGTAACTTTGGCTACAGCCAGGCAAGGAGCTCAGCTGAGAGTCCCATGTACAGGGTAGCAGATAGCAGCAGTACAAATGGAGGCTCCAACAGTGCCAGTGGTGGTGGGTTTGACAGGAGTGCTGAGAAGTCATCTTTAACTTTTAATCCTCAGAAACAATCCACCATTGCAtcagagcagcagaggaagtACAGCAGCCAGGCAACTGGTGGGCCACTGACTCCACCAGCCTACGTCTCCTCCACCCTGGGGGGTTCCCGCTCAGCAGACTCTATTCCCAGCTTTACCTCCCCCTCCCTCAGTGAGCAAGGTCCTGAAGACCACCGTCtccacctttctcactcagcaCCTGGACCTACCTCCTCATCATCCACTTCCAACTCCCGGCCTGCTGAAGAACAACTAAAAACCAGTGATCCTCACCTCCTGGACATGGTTACCTCTGAAATTGTACAGCAGGGTCCCCCGGTGGATTGGAGTGACATTGCAGGTCTAGAACTCGCCAAGGCTACCCTGAAGGAAGAGGTCCTGTGGCCCATTCTGCGTCCAGACATGTTCAGCAGTTTAGGACCAGCCCCGCGTTGTGTGTTGCTGTTTGGCCCCAGGGGCAGTGGCAGGACGTTGCTGGGACGTTGCCTGGCAAGTCAGCTGGGGGCACCATTCCTACAGCTCAGCGGCTCAACACTGGCCACAAAGTGGCTGGCGGATGGAGAAAAAATCATCCGAGCATCATTCCTAGTGGCACGGTGCCGGCAGCCCTCAGTACTGTTCATTAGTGAAGTGGACATGCTCTTGTCTGCCCACCTCAGTGAAGAGAGCCCTATCAATCGACTTAAAGGTGAACTTCTTGCCCAGTTAGACTCACTTCTTATGGGCTCGGGCGAAGATGGAGGCAACCAAGTATTGGTGGTTTGCTCCACAAGCAGACCACAGGATATGGATGAAGGACTGCGCAGGTACTTTTCCCGGAGGGTCCTGGTGCCTCTGCCGGATAGCGCAGCTCGACACCAGATCATGAACCAGCTCTTGGCCCAATctcagcacaaatactgtttgaGCGAGGAGGAGCTGGCGCTGCTGGTCCAGCGTACAGAGGGTTTCTCAGGACTGGATCTGGCCAGACTCTGCCAGGAGGCTCTTGTAGGTCTGTTACATGTCTCTGCACAGGGCGTGGACATGACTGGTATGATGCCCAGGGGACAAATCAGGCCCCTCACCTACCAGGACATTGAGAGTGTCTTCTGTAAATTCCAAGCAAGTGTATCACAGAAAGAGATTGACACTTACACTGAGTGGAACAAAATGTTTGGTTGCAGTCAGTGA